Proteins from a genomic interval of Sphingomonas sp. Y38-1Y:
- a CDS encoding DNA starvation/stationary phase protection protein, with translation MADNPAPALKTPTDLQSNDAKTVADALNGILADSYALYLKTKNFHWHVSGPHFRDYHLMLDDQAAQILATTDAIAERVRKTGNTTLRSIGDIARRQSIKDNDADFVPAADMLAELREDNLQLVALLREAKDIVDEAKDNATSGILDDWTDQAEERAWFLFEASRKG, from the coding sequence ATGGCCGACAATCCCGCCCCCGCGCTCAAGACGCCAACCGATCTCCAGTCGAACGATGCCAAGACCGTCGCCGATGCGCTGAACGGCATCCTGGCCGACAGCTATGCGCTGTATCTCAAGACCAAGAACTTCCACTGGCACGTCTCCGGTCCGCACTTCCGCGACTATCACCTAATGCTCGACGATCAGGCGGCACAGATCCTCGCCACCACCGACGCGATCGCCGAGCGCGTGCGCAAGACCGGCAACACGACGCTGCGCTCGATCGGCGACATCGCACGGCGCCAGTCGATCAAGGACAATGACGCCGACTTCGTCCCCGCCGCCGACATGCTGGCGGAGCTGCGCGAGGACAATCTCCAACTCGTCGCGCTGCTGCGCGAGGCCAAGGACATCGTCGACGAGGCCAAGGACAACGCGACCAGCGGCATCCTCGACGACTGGACCGACCAGGCCGAGGAGCGCGCCTGGTTCCTGTTCGAGGCCAGCCGCAAGGGTTAA
- the rpmG gene encoding 50S ribosomal protein L33 codes for MAKPTTVKIRLVSTADTGFFYVTKKNPRNQTEKMSFRKYDPVARKHVEFKEAKIK; via the coding sequence ATGGCCAAGCCGACCACTGTCAAGATCCGGCTGGTGAGCACCGCCGACACCGGTTTCTTCTATGTCACCAAGAAGAATCCGCGCAACCAGACCGAGAAGATGAGCTTCCGCAAGTACGATCCCGTCGCGCGCAAGCACGTTGAGTTCAAGGAAGCCAAGATCAAGTAA
- a CDS encoding Crp/Fnr family transcriptional regulator, translated as MNVHSLVLTKLKLRSQLSQAACVAIETAPFVFRDIPAGAQIVRDGGPPAAQCSIVLDGVAIRSKTTRSGGRQIAAIEIRGDFLDLAHLFLDIADHDVEALTPLRVAAIERDILRDLALEHRDFGRALWTEALVEASIAREWMTNLGRRDARTRVAHVLCELAVRSQAVGLAAPDTLLLPWTQEQLGDVTGLTPVHVNRMLRSLEDDGLIARRGRQVQIVDRAGLRAAGEFEPRYLHLVEIAQPGAAAA; from the coding sequence GTGAACGTCCACTCTCTCGTCCTCACGAAGCTCAAGTTGCGATCGCAATTGTCGCAGGCGGCCTGCGTCGCGATCGAGACCGCACCGTTCGTGTTCCGGGACATTCCGGCCGGCGCGCAGATCGTCCGTGACGGCGGCCCGCCGGCCGCTCAGTGCAGCATCGTCCTCGACGGCGTGGCGATCCGCAGCAAGACGACGCGGTCGGGCGGACGACAGATCGCGGCGATCGAGATCCGCGGCGACTTCCTCGACCTGGCTCACCTGTTCCTCGACATCGCCGACCATGATGTCGAGGCGCTGACGCCGCTGCGCGTCGCCGCGATCGAGCGCGACATCCTGCGCGACCTCGCGTTGGAGCATCGCGACTTCGGCAGGGCGCTGTGGACGGAGGCGCTGGTCGAGGCCTCGATCGCGCGCGAATGGATGACCAATCTGGGCCGTCGGGACGCGCGGACGCGCGTCGCGCATGTGCTGTGCGAACTGGCGGTCCGGTCTCAGGCGGTGGGGCTGGCGGCGCCCGACACGCTGCTGCTGCCCTGGACGCAGGAGCAACTGGGCGACGTGACTGGCCTGACGCCCGTCCACGTCAACCGGATGCTTCGCAGCCTGGAGGATGACGGGCTGATCGCGCGGCGGGGACGACAGGTCCAGATCGTCGATCGGGCAGGGCTGCGCGCGGCGGGCGAGTTCGAGCCGCGCTATCTCCACCTGGTCGAGATCGCCCAGCCGGGTGCCGCCGCCGCCTGA